GTTGGCGGTGTCCAGGAGAGCTCTGGCCAGCTGCAGCTTGTCCTCGGTGAGCAGATTGACCCGCGTCTGCAGATCCTCGCCCACGGAGGCCACCAGCAGGCTCTTCAGTTCGCTGTTGACCTGCGTTTGGAACTTGTACTGGGCCTGGAAGTAATTCCGCTCCTCGCGCACCTTGGCCAGCTCCTCCTGCAGTGAGATTAGCTCCTGGTTGCCCACCGACTGGCTTTCCTTTGGCTCCGTGTCCAATTCCTGGGTGCGCAGCGTGGACACCTGATCCACCAGCACGGCAATATCCAGGTTGTTCTTGTCCCGATGGACTTTGTGTTTGTTCGTTGGCTCCGAGATCATGGGATTCACCGCACCCGGATAGGGCTCAAAGGGCACGAACTTGGGGGCCTTGGTCTTCTTGTGCTCGGGCAGGGTTTCTGGGTGGGTGGTGACCAATCGTGGCCTCATCTGGACCAGTTCCCCCTTGGGCAGCACGGGCGCCAAGCTGCGGGTAACGATTTCGGGTCGCCTGTAGAGTGTGTGCAGGCCGGGAAGGGGCAGAGTGGAGGCGTGGACACCGCCAGTGGAAGTCTTCCTGCCCATGACAGCCTCCTGGACAATGGCACTGTCCTTTCGCGACAATTGGGGCCTCTTGACCTTAATGTCCACATCAGCACTCGCCTGGATTTCACTCTCTGTTTTCGTTGCTCCGCCGCTTTCCGGCTGCTCCATGCCATCGCCACTGGTGCGACAATCCGGGGACTTGTCCACCCTAGCTACTGTGTCACTGCCCTCCGCATCCATTCTTGACAGTCCTTTCCTGGCCAGGCCAAActaaattttcgaaattaaattcaagaatttCTCTGGCTGTgccagcaaaacaaaaacattgacCGAGGGCTGCCAACTCGCTGCAAAGGTGTACGAAATAAGTACCTAGGAGTTaggtacaatttttattattatcatacatttatttattttaatttaaattcctaGCACTacaagttaaatttattttgtaatgtgCTAGTCACGTTTTTCagaattgtttattttagtcaggtatttaatattatttaggaTCCATGTATTGCTGCTCCTGGTTATAAGTAAAGTAATAAACTCGAACATTATTAACAgcaatgataataataatcttCCCCATGGACTCCGCGGCAAAGGGAGCACATACCAcctaataaacaaataaattggtaaaattaataatattgtatttaatcattttattttattgaataaactactatcaggggtgtcacagaaatctcttccaaccgaagacggttggattttgcattgatgcacgtaagaactttaacggatttcggttggaaataatttct
This portion of the Drosophila takahashii strain IR98-3 E-12201 chromosome 3R, DtakHiC1v2, whole genome shotgun sequence genome encodes:
- the LOC108066793 gene encoding golgin-45, with the protein product MDAEGSDTVARVDKSPDCRTSGDGMEQPESGGATKTESEIQASADVDIKVKRPQLSRKDSAIVQEAVMGRKTSTGGVHASTLPLPGLHTLYRRPEIVTRSLAPVLPKGELVQMRPRLVTTHPETLPEHKKTKAPKFVPFEPYPGAVNPMISEPTNKHKVHRDKNNLDIAVLVDQVSTLRTQELDTEPKESQSVGNQELISLQEELAKVREERNYFQAQYKFQTQVNSELKSLLVASVGEDLQTRVNLLTEDKLQLARALLDTANNLTTHTEQIEFLAGQCEVWRSKFLASSVMVEELARWKADLTQKNQLLNESTKQLLHATHQIREIQLDMLKQLKFLAKIRFLNLPATDVISLSAENLNILQRMVLHTGVGIPEETLKLSSASTSPLCEAEKYAVRALEFISQPLMATDEAIRALFDQAQRPHYVQSAAEVAPTDIQQADKQQ